One window from the genome of Desulforamulus ruminis DSM 2154 encodes:
- a CDS encoding spore germination protein, translating to MIKFLKKMTRVRQNKNKFKSEKSAGLSAEDNPKIYTGKELRNTLILPSLKKNLDFLKEMLGANVDLVIRDIQIGRSEIRPAALLYFDNLTDSSLLDQHVLRPLVLEVYATGLRTGPEIIDQLEAGNLITRAELKKVENFDALLDGLLIGEVALLIDGFPYAVSISIKGYKSRNVAEPDSEPVVRGPRDSFVETLSTNISLIRRRLQSPNLVFEPITLGYITKTKVSMAYLRGVCSPDLVREVRTRLKRIHIDGVLESGYLEELIQDHPYSPFPQVGVTERPDRAAAGLLEGRVVILTDNTPMALLAPGEFFSLMQAAEDYYNRYIFSTLIRFFRYTAFIMALLLPAAYIAITTYHQEMIPTQLLVSIMAARLGVPFPAFLEALLMEFSFELLREAGVRLPRPVGQAVSIVGALVIGQAAVQASLVSPLMVIVVAVTGIANFTIPQFNISVAIRTLRFPLMLLAAFLGLYGVMTGVLLLLLHMFSLRSFGVPYLSPLSPFKPGDLKDVAVRAPWWTLTRRPSETADASLRMTPGQIPHPPKKGSDPS from the coding sequence TCTAAAAAAAATGACCCGGGTTCGCCAAAATAAAAATAAGTTTAAATCAGAGAAATCCGCCGGTCTCTCCGCAGAGGATAACCCTAAGATTTATACCGGAAAAGAACTAAGAAACACCCTCATTCTCCCGTCTTTGAAAAAAAATCTGGATTTTCTTAAAGAAATGTTGGGCGCCAATGTGGATCTGGTTATCCGGGATATTCAGATTGGCCGCAGCGAGATTAGACCTGCCGCCCTGCTCTATTTTGACAACCTTACGGACTCCTCCCTGCTGGATCAGCATGTTTTGCGCCCTCTGGTTTTAGAAGTCTATGCCACCGGCCTGCGCACCGGTCCGGAAATCATTGATCAATTGGAAGCCGGCAACCTGATCACCCGGGCCGAGTTAAAAAAGGTGGAAAACTTTGACGCCCTGCTGGACGGTTTGCTGATCGGTGAAGTGGCGCTCCTTATTGACGGGTTCCCCTACGCTGTGTCCATCAGCATTAAAGGCTATAAATCCAGAAATGTGGCGGAACCCGATTCGGAACCGGTGGTCCGAGGGCCCAGGGATTCCTTTGTGGAAACCCTGAGCACCAACATCTCCTTAATTCGCAGAAGATTGCAGAGTCCCAACCTGGTCTTTGAACCCATAACCCTTGGCTATATTACCAAAACGAAGGTTTCCATGGCTTATCTGCGGGGGGTTTGTTCCCCGGATTTGGTCCGTGAAGTCCGCACCCGTTTAAAAAGAATTCATATCGACGGCGTGCTGGAAAGCGGTTACCTGGAAGAATTAATCCAGGATCACCCTTATTCGCCCTTTCCCCAGGTGGGTGTCACCGAGCGCCCGGACCGTGCCGCAGCCGGCCTTTTAGAGGGACGTGTGGTCATTCTTACGGACAATACGCCCATGGCCCTGTTGGCACCGGGGGAGTTTTTTTCTTTAATGCAGGCGGCGGAAGATTATTACAACCGCTATATTTTTTCAACTTTAATCCGCTTCTTTCGCTATACCGCCTTTATCATGGCTCTGCTGCTGCCTGCCGCTTACATTGCCATCACCACTTATCACCAGGAGATGATCCCCACCCAACTGCTGGTCAGCATCATGGCCGCCCGGCTGGGGGTTCCCTTTCCGGCCTTTTTGGAAGCTCTGCTGATGGAATTTTCCTTTGAACTGCTGCGGGAAGCCGGAGTCCGACTGCCCAGACCGGTGGGCCAGGCCGTCAGCATTGTAGGCGCTCTGGTGATCGGACAGGCTGCGGTGCAGGCTTCCCTGGTATCCCCTTTGATGGTAATTGTGGTGGCTGTAACTGGGATTGCCAATTTCACCATTCCCCAGTTCAATATTTCCGTGGCCATACGAACCCTGCGCTTTCCCTTAATGCTTTTAGCCGCCTTTCTGGGTCTGTACGGTGTAATGACCGGCGTGCTACTTCTATTGCTGCACATGTTTTCTTTAAGAAGCTTTGGGGTTCCTTACCTTTCCCCGCTGTCTCCCTTTAAACCCGGGGATTTGAAGGATGTGGCTGTGCGGGCTCCCTGGTGGACCTTAACCCGCCGCCCCTCGGAAACCGCCGATGCTTCCCTCAGAATGACTCCCGGTCAGATACCCCATCCTCCTAAAAAAGGAAGTGATCCCTCATGA